In Brevibacillus brevis NBRC 100599, a single genomic region encodes these proteins:
- a CDS encoding manganese catalase family protein yields the protein MFTRINRLAIELPEPAYGDANAAAAVQELLGGRFGEMSTLNNYLFQSFNFRGKSKLKPFYDLVASITAEEVGHVELVSNAINLCMKGITRPGDPDTTPLNNGLNKRNTYHFIATAQTAMPGDSMGKSWTGDYVFSSGNLVLDLLHNFFLECGARTHKMRVYEMTDHPTARAMIGYLLVRGGVHIVAYAKALEIATGVDMTKMLPVPNLDNTQFDATHPYIAMGLNRKLFTFSYQDYQDIAMIWRGPLPDGGTAEVIQGVPDGGPVPDLDELPEEFAPGVSREDFMKIAERLQRSAGM from the coding sequence TTGTTTACTCGTATCAACAGGTTGGCAATTGAGCTGCCAGAGCCGGCTTATGGTGATGCCAACGCTGCTGCGGCCGTCCAGGAGCTATTGGGCGGTCGTTTTGGTGAGATGTCAACGCTAAACAATTATTTGTTCCAATCCTTCAACTTTCGTGGAAAGAGCAAGCTGAAGCCTTTTTATGACTTGGTCGCCAGCATTACAGCGGAAGAAGTCGGGCATGTGGAGCTGGTCTCCAATGCAATCAATTTGTGCATGAAAGGCATTACGCGACCGGGGGACCCTGATACAACTCCACTGAATAACGGCTTGAATAAGCGCAATACGTACCATTTTATTGCGACCGCACAAACCGCCATGCCAGGAGACTCCATGGGAAAATCATGGACAGGGGATTACGTATTTTCGAGCGGGAATCTGGTGCTTGATCTTTTGCACAACTTTTTTCTCGAGTGTGGGGCGCGAACTCACAAGATGAGGGTGTACGAAATGACGGATCATCCCACAGCCCGGGCCATGATCGGTTACTTGCTCGTCAGAGGGGGCGTCCATATCGTAGCGTACGCCAAAGCGTTGGAGATCGCTACGGGTGTGGATATGACGAAAATGCTGCCTGTTCCCAATCTGGATAACACACAATTCGATGCGACTCACCCGTATATCGCGATGGGATTGAATCGCAAGCTGTTTACGTTCAGCTATCAGGACTATCAGGATATTGCCATGATTTGGCGCGGCCCGTTGCCTGATGGTGGAACAGCAGAAGTCATTCAAGGCGTCCCGGATGGCGGCCCAGTTCCGGATTTAGATGAACTGCCAGAAGAATTTGCACCAGGTGTATCGCGGGAAGACTTTATGAAAATCGCGGAACGCTTGCAAAGGTCAGCGGGGATGTAG
- a CDS encoding YozQ family protein: MPNAHEQGLAITHEQVSDNPFPIFS, encoded by the coding sequence TTGCCTAATGCCCACGAGCAAGGGCTCGCCATTACACACGAACAAGTCAGCGACAATCCTTTCCCCATTTTTTCCTGA
- a CDS encoding acyl-CoA thioesterase/bile acid-CoA:amino acid N-acyltransferase family protein — MMLPQIEVTPATALIDVPVHITLSGFVPNQLITLHATLKNGLPGGDLTASSHAIFQADENGSVDLVSQAPLFGTYEGIDPIRLFWSMNVQTMRFYHAYSLDDFQFTPRSTEIELTAEVYDKSVAKAVVKRIFVSRDVSIQKVTDHGLVGLYFSKPHTEQRPAIVVLGGSEGGIGSCSQFAALFASHGYPALALAYFQCNDLPDDIRQIPIEYVQRAIHWLQQQPSVHPDKITLFGRSKGAELALVTASIDQHVHAVIASSPSSTVNIGTDKASAGSDTFSPQSSWSLQGEPLSFVPWTEEQTKDSQERLDAGQRIDHIHAEAWAACAWLEDAEIPVENINGPILFLSSDDDHWWPAAEHCEQMVERLKNHQFAHSVVHLRYPDTGHGIRFPYIPTTRTQLNGGTPKNNAYASEHSWREVLQFLERTFPE, encoded by the coding sequence ATGATGCTTCCACAAATTGAAGTTACGCCTGCAACAGCCTTAATCGATGTTCCCGTCCATATTACACTCAGCGGGTTTGTCCCGAATCAATTAATCACCCTTCATGCTACTCTCAAAAACGGGTTGCCCGGAGGAGATTTGACTGCATCCTCACATGCTATATTCCAAGCAGACGAAAATGGCTCGGTGGACTTGGTTTCCCAAGCTCCCTTATTCGGTACGTATGAAGGAATTGATCCGATAAGGCTTTTCTGGTCCATGAATGTCCAGACCATGCGTTTTTATCATGCTTATTCTCTGGACGACTTTCAGTTCACCCCACGCTCCACCGAGATAGAATTAACGGCAGAAGTCTACGATAAGTCCGTAGCAAAAGCAGTCGTGAAACGTATTTTTGTCTCCCGAGACGTATCGATACAGAAAGTGACAGACCATGGGCTAGTCGGTCTGTATTTTTCAAAACCCCACACGGAGCAAAGACCCGCAATTGTCGTACTAGGTGGAAGCGAAGGCGGAATTGGTTCCTGCTCACAATTCGCAGCTTTGTTCGCTTCTCACGGCTATCCGGCACTAGCACTCGCTTATTTCCAATGCAATGATCTTCCTGACGATATTCGCCAGATCCCGATCGAATATGTTCAACGCGCCATTCATTGGTTACAGCAACAGCCCTCCGTACATCCTGATAAAATTACGTTATTCGGACGTTCCAAAGGAGCAGAATTGGCATTAGTCACAGCATCGATCGATCAACATGTGCATGCTGTCATTGCTTCGAGTCCCAGCTCTACAGTTAATATCGGTACAGATAAGGCATCCGCTGGGTCAGACACGTTCTCCCCGCAATCCTCTTGGTCGTTACAAGGAGAGCCTCTCTCATTCGTGCCATGGACCGAGGAGCAGACAAAAGACTCGCAGGAGCGGCTCGACGCAGGTCAACGTATCGATCACATCCATGCCGAAGCATGGGCTGCTTGTGCATGGTTAGAAGATGCCGAAATCCCGGTGGAAAATATCAATGGCCCGATCCTCTTCCTCTCCTCGGATGACGATCACTGGTGGCCAGCAGCAGAGCATTGCGAGCAAATGGTCGAGCGGTTAAAGAATCATCAGTTTGCTCATTCGGTGGTGCATTTGCGTTACCCGGATACAGGACATGGGATCCGCTTTCCTTACATACCGACTACCCGCACACAGCTCAATGGTGGTACGCCCAAAAACAACGCCTACGCATCCGAGCACTCTTGGCGTGAGGTTCTTCAGTTTTTGGAACGGACTTTTCCAGAGTAA
- a CDS encoding YpdA family putative bacillithiol disulfide reductase has product MEDVLIVGGGPCGLAAAIACKRAGLDPIIIEKGSLVHSIYRYPTYMIFHSTPDLLEIGGVPFATANDKPTRQEALNYYRLVAAREKLRVNVYETVTEAKKTPEGFQITTTDRFTKTHTYEAKNLVIATGYFDNPNRLQVPGEELPKVSSFYKEAHPYTGMKVAVVGGNNSAVDAAMELERAGAEVTVICRRTELSDKVKAWTRPVFESLIKKGRIHMLFGATVESIEERSIRVRMGDEVITLANDHVFSLIGYRPDRTFLHSLGVMIDEETGIPAHHPETMETNIPGLYIAGVIAAGRHANAIFIENGRFHGEGIARHIASH; this is encoded by the coding sequence ATGGAAGACGTACTGATTGTAGGCGGTGGGCCTTGTGGACTGGCAGCGGCCATTGCCTGCAAACGAGCTGGACTTGATCCCATCATTATTGAAAAAGGGTCGCTTGTCCATTCGATTTATCGCTACCCGACCTATATGATTTTTCATAGCACACCAGATTTACTGGAAATCGGAGGTGTCCCTTTTGCAACGGCGAACGACAAACCGACTCGACAAGAGGCACTCAATTACTATCGACTGGTAGCAGCGCGAGAAAAATTGCGCGTGAACGTATATGAAACGGTAACGGAAGCGAAGAAAACACCAGAAGGCTTCCAGATTACGACTACGGACCGTTTCACCAAAACCCATACGTATGAAGCGAAAAACTTGGTGATCGCCACAGGTTACTTTGACAATCCAAATCGGTTGCAGGTCCCAGGCGAAGAGCTGCCAAAGGTTTCGTCCTTTTATAAGGAAGCACATCCGTATACAGGGATGAAAGTAGCGGTAGTAGGGGGGAACAACTCTGCCGTAGACGCGGCGATGGAGCTGGAGCGGGCAGGTGCAGAGGTAACGGTGATTTGCCGCCGAACGGAGCTATCTGACAAGGTCAAGGCATGGACAAGACCTGTTTTTGAGAGTCTGATCAAAAAAGGACGCATCCATATGCTGTTTGGTGCAACCGTCGAGAGCATTGAGGAACGTTCCATTAGGGTGAGGATGGGCGATGAAGTCATTACGCTTGCCAATGACCATGTATTTTCTTTGATTGGATACCGTCCGGATCGTACCTTCCTTCATTCGTTAGGAGTTATGATTGACGAGGAAACGGGAATCCCAGCACATCATCCTGAGACAATGGAGACGAACATCCCAGGACTCTATATCGCGGGAGTCATTGCGGCGGGCCGTCACGCGAACGCCATTTTTATCGAAAATGGAAGGTTTCATGGTGAAGGTATCGCCCGCCACATTGCCTCTCACTAA
- a CDS encoding glycine C-acetyltransferase, giving the protein MASKTLEHFLHENLADLKSKGLYNVIDPLQSANGPVITIAGKELINLSSNNYLGLATDQRLVDAAIAAASKYGVGAGAVRTINGTLDLHVKLEEKLAAFKHTEAAIAYQSGFNCNMAAISAVMDKDDAILSDELNHASIIDGCRLSRAQIIRVNHSDIDDLRAKAKEAKESGKYKKLMVITDGVFSMDGDVAKLPEIVEVAEEFDLITYVDDAHGSGVLGKGAGTVKHFGLSDKIDFQIGTLSKAIGVVGGYVAGRQELIDWLKVRSRPFLFSTSLTPADVAASIAAIDILMNSTELHDKLWDNGHYLKKGLKELGFNIGESETPITPCIIGDEQQTQEFSKRLYEEGVYAKAIVFPTVPKGTGRVRNMPTAAHSKEMLDRALSIYEKVGKEMGILK; this is encoded by the coding sequence TTGGCGAGCAAAACACTTGAACATTTTTTACATGAAAATTTGGCAGATTTGAAGAGCAAGGGACTGTACAACGTCATTGATCCATTGCAAAGCGCAAATGGTCCTGTCATTACGATTGCAGGAAAAGAACTGATCAACCTCTCCTCCAATAACTATCTGGGCTTGGCTACTGATCAACGCCTTGTGGACGCTGCGATTGCAGCAGCAAGCAAATACGGCGTAGGTGCAGGGGCTGTTCGTACGATTAACGGAACCTTGGACTTGCATGTGAAGCTGGAAGAAAAGCTCGCTGCCTTCAAGCATACGGAAGCTGCAATCGCTTACCAATCTGGCTTTAACTGCAACATGGCTGCGATCTCTGCTGTCATGGACAAGGACGATGCGATTCTTTCTGACGAATTGAACCACGCTTCCATTATTGATGGATGCCGCCTGTCTCGTGCACAAATTATCCGTGTGAACCACTCCGATATCGATGACCTGCGTGCGAAAGCGAAGGAAGCAAAAGAATCCGGCAAATATAAAAAACTGATGGTCATTACTGACGGCGTATTTTCAATGGATGGCGATGTTGCCAAGCTGCCGGAAATCGTCGAGGTAGCCGAAGAATTTGACTTGATTACGTATGTAGACGATGCCCACGGCTCTGGTGTTCTCGGTAAAGGGGCAGGAACGGTTAAGCATTTTGGTCTGTCTGATAAAATCGACTTCCAAATTGGCACGCTTTCCAAAGCAATTGGCGTAGTAGGCGGTTATGTAGCGGGACGCCAAGAGCTCATCGACTGGCTCAAAGTACGCAGCAGACCTTTCCTGTTCTCGACTTCGCTGACGCCAGCGGATGTGGCTGCTTCCATTGCTGCGATCGATATTTTGATGAACAGCACCGAGCTGCACGACAAGCTGTGGGATAACGGACATTACCTGAAAAAAGGCTTGAAAGAACTCGGCTTCAATATCGGGGAGAGCGAAACGCCTATCACTCCTTGCATTATCGGAGACGAACAGCAGACTCAAGAATTCAGCAAGCGACTGTATGAAGAGGGCGTGTACGCCAAAGCGATCGTGTTCCCGACTGTACCAAAAGGGACCGGCCGTGTACGGAATATGCCAACAGCGGCGCATAGCAAGGAAATGCTGGATCGTGCCCTTAGCATCTACGAAAAAGTTGGGAAAGAAATGGGGATCCTGAAATGA
- the xerS gene encoding tyrosine recombinase XerS: MSVTKQRDALQLLQTVGSYPWYVEKFIEHKKAKKNSPSTLLGYLRDFSFFFRWMMTEGLSTASDMKDIPLSDLNDLRKETVESYILYLQESHLYERSALLSNPTKSAKKEYSDRTISRKISSLKSLFHYLSALAEDENGESYLTRNVLAKIELEITELTPLARAHAIRAKILIDDEIYQFVDFVYNGYLAHCDTEKKKQYHMQNRDRDTALIAMILSGGFRVSEIVSLDLSDIIMEKNQLKLIRKGKKEDAPFFSDWGKEHLAKYLQLRDKYNPEPQEDAVFLAVSPANPNGHRIEVRSVQKLVKKYAKAFGIPDLSVHKLRHSFATQFLRLNPDPHQLQAQLGHSKIETTMQYAHVLEDALGKAVNRTT; encoded by the coding sequence ATGTCCGTTACCAAACAGCGCGATGCCTTGCAGCTTTTGCAAACAGTGGGCTCCTACCCATGGTATGTCGAAAAGTTTATTGAGCATAAAAAAGCAAAAAAGAACTCACCCTCCACCTTACTTGGATACCTGCGCGATTTCTCCTTTTTCTTTCGCTGGATGATGACAGAAGGATTGAGTACTGCATCGGATATGAAGGACATTCCGTTAAGCGATTTGAATGACTTAAGGAAGGAAACGGTAGAAAGCTACATATTATACTTGCAGGAGTCGCATCTGTATGAGCGATCTGCTTTGCTCTCGAACCCTACCAAAAGCGCGAAGAAAGAGTACAGTGACCGCACGATCAGCAGAAAAATATCGAGCCTGAAATCGCTTTTTCATTACTTGTCTGCCCTCGCTGAGGATGAGAATGGGGAATCGTATTTGACGCGGAATGTACTCGCCAAAATCGAGCTGGAGATCACGGAGCTGACTCCCCTCGCACGCGCCCACGCCATTCGGGCAAAAATCCTGATAGACGACGAAATCTATCAGTTCGTTGATTTTGTCTACAACGGATATTTGGCTCATTGCGATACGGAAAAAAAGAAGCAGTATCACATGCAAAACCGCGACCGGGATACTGCCTTGATCGCGATGATTCTCTCCGGTGGTTTCCGTGTTTCAGAGATCGTCAGTCTCGATCTATCCGACATTATTATGGAAAAAAACCAGTTGAAATTGATTCGCAAAGGAAAGAAAGAGGACGCTCCCTTTTTTAGTGACTGGGGCAAAGAGCACTTAGCCAAATACTTGCAGCTGCGTGACAAATACAATCCCGAACCGCAAGAGGACGCTGTTTTTCTCGCTGTCTCCCCTGCCAATCCGAATGGGCATCGCATCGAAGTACGATCTGTACAAAAGCTGGTCAAAAAGTACGCGAAAGCATTCGGCATTCCCGATTTGTCTGTCCATAAGCTTCGTCACAGCTTTGCTACACAGTTTCTCCGCTTGAATCCAGACCCCCATCAGCTCCAAGCACAGCTGGGGCACTCCAAAATCGAAACGACGATGCAGTATGCCCATGTATTAGAAGATGCTTTGGGCAAGGCTGTGAATCGAACGACGTAA
- a CDS encoding YuzF family protein yields the protein MSSYPFQTQAQPASSTPSMNSFIEPYLYQTLQSVIRREVAIQTTQGNVRGIVVDVLPDHVVLQMGGSTFFVRIQQIVWVMPF from the coding sequence ATGAGTTCGTATCCTTTTCAGACACAAGCACAACCAGCGTCGAGTACCCCCTCTATGAATTCCTTCATCGAACCTTATTTGTACCAGACGTTGCAAAGTGTCATACGGCGTGAAGTTGCCATTCAAACAACCCAGGGAAATGTCCGTGGAATCGTTGTCGATGTGCTACCTGACCATGTGGTACTGCAGATGGGTGGTTCTACGTTTTTTGTACGCATACAACAGATCGTCTGGGTTATGCCGTTTTAA
- a CDS encoding (2Fe-2S) ferredoxin domain-containing protein has translation MATWDLSQTKHHVLICNGGSCMRKGGEEVTVAIREAITESGLDDYVHTTRTRCNGRCEDACVMIVYPEGIWYENVTPEDAQKLVEEHFQNGRPVESLMTHRFETNGFVRTIDTKPGILKSQKAKK, from the coding sequence GTGGCAACATGGGACTTATCTCAGACGAAACATCATGTGCTGATTTGTAACGGTGGAAGCTGTATGCGCAAGGGGGGCGAAGAGGTTACCGTAGCGATACGCGAAGCGATTACCGAATCAGGTTTGGATGACTATGTACATACAACTCGCACGCGTTGCAACGGACGCTGTGAGGACGCGTGCGTAATGATCGTGTACCCCGAGGGAATCTGGTATGAAAACGTGACACCAGAAGATGCACAGAAGTTGGTGGAAGAGCATTTTCAAAATGGCAGACCAGTAGAGTCCTTGATGACGCATCGCTTCGAAACGAACGGTTTTGTGCGTACGATAGACACCAAGCCCGGTATCTTAAAATCACAAAAGGCAAAAAAATGA
- a CDS encoding transglycosylase domain-containing protein: protein MNHLPIPLGRNTDLYEAASIPKIKKLGVRWKKRLRISFLVIMMAAILAPIVLAWTGNIWIDEKKLAGVQQSNSYVKLDEMPDYVWKAFVAIEDHRFMQHPGVDPIGLSRAIWVDVKEGAYVQGGSTITMQLARNLFLTNDKTMTRKVKEVAIALQLEQRYSKKELLEMYLNVIYFGHGKYGIGEAVPFYFGKKANETGNRAVTLGEAAMLASLPKGPERYSPVKNWDRAKERQVVVLNRMNELAVIDQSESTLAKNEQISVVPTAKRAAK, encoded by the coding sequence ATGAACCACCTTCCAATCCCATTAGGAAGAAACACCGACTTGTATGAAGCGGCGAGCATACCCAAGATTAAGAAACTCGGTGTTCGTTGGAAAAAACGACTGCGTATCAGTTTTCTCGTGATCATGATGGCAGCTATCCTGGCGCCGATCGTGCTTGCGTGGACAGGGAATATATGGATAGATGAAAAAAAGCTGGCTGGTGTACAGCAATCCAACAGTTATGTAAAGCTGGACGAAATGCCTGATTATGTGTGGAAGGCATTCGTTGCAATAGAGGATCATCGGTTTATGCAGCATCCAGGAGTGGACCCGATTGGATTGAGCCGAGCGATCTGGGTCGATGTCAAGGAAGGTGCCTACGTGCAGGGCGGAAGTACAATCACCATGCAGTTGGCGCGGAACCTGTTTCTCACAAACGACAAAACCATGACTAGAAAAGTAAAAGAAGTCGCGATCGCGTTACAATTAGAGCAGCGATACAGCAAAAAAGAACTGCTCGAAATGTACCTCAACGTCATTTATTTCGGGCACGGAAAATACGGAATTGGCGAGGCTGTTCCCTTTTACTTCGGAAAAAAAGCAAATGAAACAGGAAATCGAGCAGTAACATTAGGAGAAGCGGCCATGCTAGCTTCTTTGCCGAAAGGACCAGAGCGTTACTCACCGGTAAAGAACTGGGACCGAGCCAAAGAACGACAGGTGGTTGTGCTAAATCGGATGAACGAATTGGCCGTGATCGATCAAAGCGAAAGTACATTGGCAAAGAATGAGCAGATATCCGTTGTTCCCACCGCCAAACGCGCAGCGAAATAA
- a CDS encoding glycosyl hydrolase family 18 protein: MMNKQKIHIWLVSLAFLVYGLSFAIGVPASTASTKNLKDIANSYAIEQIRSLQAAGVISGDENGYFHPTRPVTRAEFVAMLTRTLGMKPVVSNVASYSDVPKNSWAYGYVQAAAGLRIANGIGPTSFAPNQTISREEAAAFLVRALEQSISSSYQLSVKDANAISSWARASVSHAMQKNWLVGYNGYFRPTHALSREETAVILYRIQENLKKQNVTAKSLVSLGWQYQSTTEEFIAQVKNSGVNTLSPRWYFLQKDGTISDSTDTSLVQWAHANGKQVWPLFGNKFDPDATHAMLSDPNKRKAAVQKLSSFIDQYHLNGINIDFEGFSPADRNNFTLFIQELATALHAKGTVLSVDIPPDGDSDWSDPFDFAKLAKYADYLVVMAYEEHWVGGSEAGSVASLPWFTKVITDLLDEVPTQKLIVGMPLYTRDWYQSNGTLKSTDISIPESYQLLSQYRAKTVWDDKVGQYRSTYQKQGVTHTIWLEESRSIGLKAQASLQWQVGGLAYWYVGSESTDMWAAIANSITLKHAREKL; the protein is encoded by the coding sequence ATGATGAATAAACAAAAGATACATATCTGGTTAGTCTCCTTGGCTTTTCTGGTGTACGGTCTCTCTTTTGCCATAGGAGTCCCAGCATCCACAGCCTCGACGAAAAATTTAAAAGATATCGCAAACAGCTATGCGATAGAGCAAATCCGTTCGCTACAAGCGGCAGGTGTCATCTCCGGCGATGAAAACGGGTACTTTCACCCAACTCGCCCGGTGACGCGTGCTGAGTTTGTCGCGATGCTCACACGAACGCTCGGTATGAAACCGGTGGTCAGCAACGTCGCATCCTACTCGGATGTTCCGAAAAACTCTTGGGCATACGGGTACGTACAAGCTGCTGCTGGACTTCGCATCGCGAATGGCATCGGTCCTACTTCTTTTGCTCCGAACCAGACAATCTCTCGCGAAGAGGCCGCTGCATTTCTCGTACGCGCACTGGAACAAAGCATTTCGTCTTCTTACCAGTTGTCCGTGAAGGATGCCAATGCGATTTCGAGCTGGGCACGCGCCTCAGTCAGCCACGCCATGCAAAAAAATTGGTTGGTTGGCTACAATGGCTACTTCCGCCCGACTCACGCACTCTCGAGAGAAGAAACCGCTGTTATTTTGTATCGAATTCAGGAGAATCTGAAGAAGCAAAACGTTACAGCAAAGTCGCTTGTCTCTCTCGGATGGCAATACCAATCCACGACAGAGGAGTTCATCGCACAAGTCAAGAATAGCGGAGTCAATACACTATCTCCACGTTGGTACTTCCTGCAAAAAGACGGAACGATTAGCGACTCTACGGATACTTCCCTTGTCCAATGGGCACATGCAAATGGCAAGCAGGTGTGGCCGCTTTTCGGGAATAAATTTGATCCTGATGCTACTCACGCCATGCTGTCCGATCCGAATAAACGAAAAGCAGCCGTGCAAAAGCTTTCTTCGTTCATTGATCAATACCACCTAAATGGGATTAACATCGATTTTGAAGGGTTCTCCCCTGCGGATCGCAACAACTTCACCTTGTTTATTCAGGAGCTCGCGACTGCTCTTCACGCAAAAGGCACTGTCCTATCTGTAGATATTCCGCCTGATGGTGATTCAGACTGGAGCGATCCTTTCGATTTTGCCAAATTAGCAAAGTATGCGGATTATTTGGTAGTCATGGCCTATGAAGAGCATTGGGTAGGTGGGTCAGAAGCAGGCTCCGTAGCATCCTTGCCTTGGTTTACGAAAGTCATTACCGATCTGCTTGACGAGGTTCCGACCCAAAAGCTGATCGTCGGAATGCCTCTTTACACGCGCGACTGGTACCAATCGAATGGAACATTGAAGTCAACAGATATCAGCATCCCTGAGTCTTACCAGTTGCTCTCGCAATACAGAGCAAAAACAGTGTGGGACGATAAAGTTGGACAATACCGTTCGACGTATCAAAAGCAAGGCGTCACGCACACAATTTGGCTGGAAGAAAGCCGTTCGATTGGGCTCAAGGCTCAGGCTAGTCTGCAATGGCAAGTGGGTGGGCTGGCGTACTGGTACGTTGGCTCTGAATCAACGGATATGTGGGCAGCCATTGCCAATTCGATTACCCTTAAACATGCACGTGAAAAACTGTAA
- a CDS encoding spore coat protein, translating into MQRFAAHEFLETQEALRSKHAAIEMHGVLAEMAQDPQLTGIINRHQQMIMNAYQQGISLLQGKGFNIAPAPIQLRVAQPTAVGLNNPQMAAPNPHPTRLSDMTIATLMLNWHKSGSAIGMLWAAECVDPGIRQYHVNGANACQQMAYETWQYMNAKGYYQAPQLADHTMNTMINAYQPQQQMLL; encoded by the coding sequence ATGCAACGATTTGCTGCTCATGAGTTTTTGGAAACACAAGAAGCACTCCGCTCCAAACACGCCGCGATTGAAATGCACGGAGTACTTGCCGAGATGGCACAAGACCCGCAATTAACAGGTATCATTAACAGACATCAGCAAATGATCATGAACGCCTACCAGCAAGGGATTAGCCTTTTGCAGGGAAAAGGCTTCAACATTGCACCAGCTCCTATTCAATTGCGTGTAGCACAACCTACAGCAGTAGGTCTTAATAACCCGCAGATGGCTGCTCCCAACCCACACCCAACCCGCTTGTCAGATATGACGATTGCTACCCTGATGCTGAACTGGCATAAATCGGGTTCGGCAATTGGCATGCTCTGGGCGGCTGAGTGCGTAGATCCAGGTATCCGGCAATATCATGTAAATGGCGCTAATGCATGCCAGCAAATGGCTTATGAAACCTGGCAATACATGAATGCCAAAGGCTACTACCAAGCTCCACAGCTTGCCGATCACACAATGAACACGATGATTAATGCCTACCAGCCGCAACAACAAATGCTCCTGTAA
- a CDS encoding histidine triad nucleotide-binding protein, with product MDCLFCKIVNGDIPSKKVYEDEHVLAFHDINPVAPVHVLMIPKKHIQSVLAIEPEDKELIGHLHLSLQKVAETMGVNEDGFRIVTNIGKHGQQTVFHLHYHLIGGRQLEWQF from the coding sequence ATGGACTGCTTATTTTGCAAAATTGTAAACGGAGACATTCCTTCTAAAAAAGTGTATGAGGACGAGCATGTATTGGCCTTTCACGACATTAATCCTGTCGCCCCTGTTCACGTCCTGATGATTCCGAAAAAGCATATTCAATCCGTTCTGGCTATCGAGCCTGAGGACAAGGAGCTGATCGGTCACCTTCATCTGTCGCTGCAAAAAGTGGCAGAAACAATGGGTGTGAACGAGGATGGCTTCCGTATCGTAACCAACATTGGCAAGCACGGGCAACAAACCGTCTTCCATCTGCACTACCACCTCATTGGAGGCCGACAATTGGAGTGGCAGTTCTAA
- a CDS encoding L-threonine 3-dehydrogenase, with protein MKKILVTGALGQIGSELIMKLRDIYGADQVIATDIRKNEEDPVVQSGPFEVLDVTDGNRMFELAKKHGVDTIMHLAALLSATAEAKPLLAWNLNMGGLVNALEAARELNCQFFTPSSIGAFGPTTPKDNTPQDTIQRPTTMYGVNKVSGELLCDYYHQKFGVDTRGVRFPGLISYVAPPGGGTTDYAVDIYYKAIQHGAYTSYIGKGTYMDMMYMPDALNAIVSLMEADASKLIHRNAFNVTAMSIEPEDVAAAIRKHIPEFTLSYEVDPVRQAIADSWPNSIDATAAMQEWGFKAEYDLDKMTEDMLAKLRGKLLQQVG; from the coding sequence ATGAAAAAAATTCTGGTAACCGGGGCGTTAGGACAAATTGGTTCCGAGCTCATCATGAAACTACGCGATATTTACGGAGCGGATCAAGTCATCGCTACAGATATCCGGAAAAACGAAGAAGATCCTGTGGTGCAATCTGGACCCTTCGAAGTTCTTGATGTCACAGACGGAAACCGGATGTTTGAGCTGGCGAAAAAACATGGCGTGGATACGATCATGCATTTGGCTGCGCTGTTGTCTGCAACAGCAGAAGCAAAGCCACTCTTGGCATGGAACCTGAACATGGGCGGGCTGGTAAACGCGCTGGAAGCAGCACGTGAGTTGAACTGCCAGTTCTTTACACCGAGCTCGATTGGTGCATTTGGTCCGACTACACCGAAGGACAACACACCGCAGGACACGATTCAACGCCCTACGACCATGTATGGGGTAAATAAAGTTTCAGGTGAGTTGCTCTGCGATTACTATCATCAAAAATTTGGGGTAGATACGCGCGGCGTGCGCTTCCCAGGTTTGATCTCGTATGTAGCGCCTCCGGGTGGTGGTACGACTGACTACGCAGTAGATATTTACTACAAGGCGATCCAGCATGGAGCGTATACGTCCTACATCGGTAAAGGCACGTACATGGATATGATGTATATGCCTGATGCGTTGAATGCGATTGTTTCCCTGATGGAAGCAGATGCCTCCAAGCTCATCCACCGCAACGCGTTCAACGTGACTGCGATGAGCATTGAGCCAGAAGATGTAGCAGCAGCGATCCGTAAACACATTCCTGAGTTTACACTTTCTTATGAAGTCGACCCTGTGCGTCAGGCGATTGCCGATAGCTGGCCGAACTCCATTGACGCTACGGCTGCCATGCAAGAGTGGGGCTTCAAAGCCGAGTACGACTTGGACAAAATGACTGAGGACATGCTCGCAAAACTGCGGGGAAAGCTACTCCAGCAAGTCGGATAA